A section of the Rubritalea squalenifaciens DSM 18772 genome encodes:
- a CDS encoding succinate dehydrogenase cytochrome b subunit has protein sequence MSNSSCSLCQFWSSSIGKKIVVALTGIVLVGFLAGHLAGNLLVYVGAEDFNEYAEFLHGMAHGAGIWIARIVLLTCFVLHIVATIQLTTANRAARENRYQCEGTMTASRSSRLMIWSGLTILAFVIFHILHYTVRVDAELAALANEGNPYGMLVLGFKNPLVSIFYIIAISLLCSHLSHGVASIFQTLGLRSRKSAGLIDGLAKAYTAVIWIGFISIPIAVLAGFVK, from the coding sequence ATGAGCAATTCTTCCTGTTCCCTGTGCCAATTCTGGTCCTCCTCAATTGGTAAAAAGATCGTAGTAGCCCTCACGGGTATCGTTCTCGTCGGCTTCCTTGCAGGCCACTTGGCTGGTAACCTTCTCGTCTATGTAGGCGCAGAAGACTTCAATGAATACGCTGAATTCTTGCATGGTATGGCTCACGGAGCAGGTATCTGGATTGCACGCATCGTACTCCTCACTTGCTTTGTTCTCCACATCGTAGCCACCATCCAGCTCACCACAGCGAACCGCGCGGCACGTGAAAACCGCTACCAGTGCGAAGGCACCATGACCGCTTCCCGCTCATCACGCCTGATGATCTGGTCTGGTCTCACCATCCTTGCATTCGTGATCTTCCACATCCTCCACTACACAGTGCGTGTAGATGCTGAGCTTGCAGCTCTGGCAAACGAAGGGAACCCTTACGGCATGCTTGTCCTCGGATTCAAAAATCCTCTCGTTAGCATCTTCTACATCATCGCCATCAGCCTGCTTTGCAGCCACCTTTCTCACGGCGTTGCTTCCATCTTCCAGACCTTGGGTCTTCGCTCAAGAAAAAGCGCTGGCCTCATCGACGGCTTGGCCAAGGCCTACACTGCTGTCATCTGGATCGGCTTCATTTCCATTCCTATCGCCGTACTTGCAGGTTTCGTGAAGTAA
- a CDS encoding fumarate reductase/succinate dehydrogenase flavoprotein subunit — MSLDSKVPQGPLEQKWSSHKMNSKLINPANKRKYTVIVVGSGLAGGAAAATMSELGYKVKCFCYQDSPRRAHSIAAQGGINAAKNYQNDGDSVFRLFYDTIKGGDFRSREANVYRLAEVSTNIIDQATAQGVPFAREYGGLLDNRSFGGAQVSRTFYARGQTGQQLLIGCYQALEKEISKGGVTMYPRTEMLDLVKVDGHAKGIVVRDLTTGEITTHAADAVCIASGGYGNVFFLSTNAMGCNVMAAYKAHKKGAYFANPCYTQIHPTCIPVSGDYQSKLTLMSESLRNDGRIWVPKSKEDAKAIREGRKTPLDIKEEDRDYYLERKYPSFGNLCPRDIASRAAKEACDDERGVAPTGLGVYLDFKDAINRLGEDTIRARYGNLFQMYEKITGENPYKTPMQIFPAVHYTMGGLWVDYNLMSNLQGLHVLGEANFSDHGANRLGASALMQGLADGYFVIPSTIAVYLAGQKPGAVTTDAPEFKEAEAAAKEHINKLMNIKGKRSVDSFHRELGNIMWDYCGMERTKEGLEYALKRIPEVREEFWKDVRIPGDADELNAELEKAGRLADYFEFAELMCYDALNREESCGGHFRGEHQFTEADPEVQDGRTQAGEAKRHDDQFSYVAAWEYQGEGVQPKLHKEELVFEFVTPSIRSYK, encoded by the coding sequence ATGTCACTCGACTCCAAAGTTCCACAGGGCCCGCTTGAACAGAAATGGTCCAGCCACAAGATGAACTCCAAGCTCATCAACCCGGCAAACAAGCGTAAGTACACTGTTATCGTGGTAGGTTCCGGCCTTGCTGGCGGCGCAGCTGCAGCCACCATGTCTGAGCTCGGCTACAAGGTAAAGTGCTTCTGCTACCAAGACTCCCCACGTCGCGCACACTCCATCGCGGCTCAGGGTGGTATCAACGCAGCTAAGAACTACCAGAATGACGGCGACTCCGTTTTCCGTCTTTTCTACGACACCATCAAAGGCGGTGACTTCCGCTCCCGTGAGGCAAACGTTTATCGTCTCGCTGAGGTGTCCACCAACATCATCGACCAGGCTACTGCCCAAGGTGTTCCTTTCGCTCGTGAATACGGCGGTCTCCTCGACAACCGTTCCTTCGGCGGCGCTCAGGTTTCCCGTACTTTCTACGCTCGTGGCCAGACTGGTCAGCAGCTTCTCATCGGTTGCTACCAGGCACTTGAGAAAGAGATCAGCAAAGGAGGTGTCACCATGTACCCACGTACCGAGATGCTTGACCTCGTCAAGGTAGACGGTCACGCCAAGGGCATCGTGGTTCGTGACCTCACCACTGGTGAAATCACAACCCACGCTGCTGACGCGGTCTGTATCGCTTCCGGCGGTTACGGCAACGTATTCTTCCTCTCCACCAATGCGATGGGCTGTAACGTCATGGCCGCATACAAGGCTCACAAGAAAGGCGCCTACTTCGCAAACCCATGCTACACTCAGATCCACCCTACCTGTATCCCAGTGAGTGGTGACTACCAGTCCAAGCTGACTCTCATGTCTGAGTCCCTGCGAAACGACGGTCGTATCTGGGTTCCTAAGAGCAAGGAAGACGCCAAAGCAATCCGTGAAGGCCGCAAGACACCTCTCGATATCAAAGAAGAAGACCGCGACTACTATCTGGAGCGTAAGTACCCATCATTCGGTAACCTTTGCCCACGAGACATTGCCTCCCGTGCAGCCAAGGAAGCCTGTGATGACGAACGCGGCGTAGCGCCTACTGGTCTCGGTGTTTACCTTGACTTCAAAGACGCGATCAACCGTCTCGGCGAAGACACTATCCGTGCACGCTACGGTAACCTCTTCCAGATGTATGAAAAGATCACTGGTGAGAACCCATACAAGACTCCAATGCAGATTTTCCCAGCGGTTCACTACACCATGGGTGGTCTCTGGGTTGACTACAACCTGATGTCTAACCTCCAGGGGCTCCACGTACTCGGTGAGGCCAACTTCTCCGACCACGGCGCGAACCGCCTCGGCGCCTCCGCTCTCATGCAGGGTCTTGCCGACGGTTACTTCGTGATCCCATCCACCATCGCTGTCTATCTCGCTGGTCAGAAGCCAGGTGCCGTCACCACAGATGCTCCTGAGTTCAAGGAAGCTGAAGCAGCCGCGAAGGAGCACATCAACAAGCTCATGAATATCAAGGGCAAGCGTAGTGTGGATTCCTTCCACCGTGAACTTGGTAACATCATGTGGGACTACTGTGGCATGGAGCGCACCAAGGAAGGCCTTGAGTATGCTCTCAAGCGCATCCCTGAAGTCCGTGAGGAATTCTGGAAAGACGTCCGCATTCCTGGCGACGCCGATGAGCTCAATGCTGAACTCGAAAAAGCTGGCCGTCTCGCCGACTACTTCGAATTCGCCGAACTCATGTGTTACGATGCCCTTAACCGTGAAGAATCCTGCGGTGGCCACTTCCGTGGTGAGCACCAGTTCACCGAAGCTGATCCAGAAGTTCAGGACGGCCGCACTCAGGCTGGCGAAGCCAAGCGCCACGACGACCAGTTCAGCTACGTTGCTGCCTGGGAATACCAAGGTGAAGGCGTACAGCCTAAGCTTCACAAGGAAGAGCTCGTATTCGAGTTCGTCACTCCTTCCATCCGAAGCTACAAGTAA
- a CDS encoding DUF6263 family protein, producing MKYKALLGIVGALAMNVGAYAQSANLSLKWVPGTVYKYSTTQDMNMTMPMGGNQMAMTNSMLMNMKNTAAEHPKGVAVKTEYTRLKMTMMMGGNAMMEYDSEKGGGNAMLDGAMKPILESEVTAIYDKSGKLLSMEGLDKLKVNEATGISKESIEQMAKQSSQMLPNKEVKVGETWKTKMDMPMGKQAGEMKISFDMKLDSITGKTAKVSFSGAMNGEVGQAGAMMKIEAKKIDGQYEFDTELGQITKMDMNLDFSMTTAEAGGMKMEAKTMTSMKLTGTEKAK from the coding sequence ATGAAATATAAAGCACTTCTCGGTATTGTCGGTGCCTTGGCTATGAATGTTGGGGCCTATGCGCAATCGGCTAATCTCTCACTCAAGTGGGTTCCTGGTACAGTCTACAAGTACAGCACCACCCAAGACATGAACATGACGATGCCTATGGGTGGTAATCAGATGGCCATGACCAACAGCATGCTCATGAATATGAAGAATACCGCGGCGGAGCATCCGAAGGGCGTTGCTGTGAAGACGGAATACACCCGCCTCAAAATGACCATGATGATGGGCGGCAACGCCATGATGGAGTACGACTCTGAAAAAGGGGGGGGCAATGCGATGCTGGATGGTGCAATGAAGCCGATTTTGGAATCCGAGGTGACCGCTATTTACGACAAGAGCGGAAAACTACTGTCTATGGAAGGGCTGGATAAGCTCAAGGTGAACGAAGCTACAGGTATTTCTAAAGAGTCCATTGAGCAAATGGCCAAGCAGTCCTCTCAGATGCTGCCTAACAAGGAAGTCAAAGTAGGTGAGACTTGGAAGACCAAGATGGACATGCCAATGGGCAAGCAAGCCGGCGAAATGAAAATCAGCTTCGATATGAAGCTCGACTCAATCACTGGAAAAACTGCCAAAGTGTCCTTCTCTGGAGCGATGAATGGCGAAGTGGGCCAGGCGGGAGCCATGATGAAGATTGAGGCCAAGAAGATCGACGGTCAGTACGAATTTGATACTGAGCTGGGTCAAATTACCAAGATGGATATGAACTTGGATTTCAGCATGACCACCGCTGAAGCTGGTGGTATGAAAATGGAGGCCAAGACCATGACTAGCATGAAGTTGACGGGTACGGAGAAAGCCAAGTAA